TATTCAAAGGTGATGAAATCCGTCTACTGCTGGATCGTCACTCCTATAGGCGCGGCGATCTTTACCGTTATTTTTTATCATCTGCTCAGTTTCATCTGGGCCAAGCGCATAAAGAACATCATGATGCTCAACTGGACAATAAGGATAGCGTCTATAGTCATCGGCTGTTACGGCGCGTATTCTCTCGGCGCGAACAATCTGGCCAATGTCGTCGGTATCTATGTTGAAAGCGGCATGATAAGCTCCTTCAACGCCCAGATCTTGGGGGGGCTGGCCATTGTTTTCGGCGTTGTCACATATTCAAAAAATGTCATGTCAACGGTCGGAAGCGGCATAACGGTACTGGACCCTTTCAGCGCTCTCGTGACAATCCTCAGCGGTTCGCTTATCCTGCATATTTTCGCTCAGATGGGCGTGCCGGTGTCTTCATCGCAAGCCGTCGTCGGCGCCGTTCTCGGCGTGGGTCTTGTAAAAGGAGCTAAAACCGTCAGTTACGGAAAAATAGCCCTGATATTCGCCGGATGGGTCGTTACTCTTGCGGGAACCGTTTTATTCAGTTTTCTCCTCTGCAAAGCGTACACCCGATTCTTCATCTGAAACAACAATGAACCTGAACCGGCGCAGCGGATTAATCCTTCATCCCACAGCGTTACCTTCTCCTTACGGCTCCGGCGACTTCGGCTCATCCGCCCGGGGCTTTATTGATTTTCTCGCCGCATCTGGAATGACTCTGTGGCAGGTTTTGCCTCTTCAGCACAGCGCCTTTGATTCGCCCTACGACTGCGTCTCATCCTGCGCGGGGAATCCACTGATGATAAGTGTTGAGGGTCTTCTTGAGAAAAAACTTCTCCGTAAAAAACCGGAGATTCCCGGTTTCCGCGATGATAAGGTGCTGTTCCGCCGTGTTATAGCTTTTAAAAACAGGATACTCAAAGAGGCTTTTGAGAATTTCAAACCTGATAAATGCTTTGAGGGATTCTGCGAAAAAAATTCGGCGTGGCTCAACGATTACTGCGATTTTATGACGCTCAGGGAAAGGCACGGGTCGCCCTGGACAAAATGGCCCTTGTGGGCGAGGATGAGACGGGAACCGGACATGGCGCGCATGCGCGAAAAAAACATCCGGATTATTCTGAGGCACAAATTCATACAGTATTTATTTTTCAGCCAATGGAATGAGCTGCGCTTTTACGCGAGGAAAAAGGGAGTAAAGATAATAGGCGATATGCCGATGTTCGTTTCGCGCGATTCCGCGGACGTGTGGGCGCACAAGGAACTTTTTCTGCTGACAAAAAACGGGAAACCGAAATCCATTTCCGGGGTGCCGCCGGATTATTTCAGCAAAAACGGTCAGGTGTGGGGCAATCCCGTCTATGACTGGAAGGCCATGAAAAAAAACTCTTTCACATGGTGGAAGAGACGGCTCGGACTATCATTTGAGATGTTTGATTTCGTCAGGATAGACCATTTCAGAGGATTCTATTCATACTGGAAGATACCCGCGGGCAATAAAACGGCGAAAAAGGGCAGATGGACAAGGGTGCCTGGTCTTGAACTTTTTGCCGAGATCAAAAAAACTTATCCGTCTGCGCCCGTAATAGCGGAAGACCTCGGTTACATACCGAAGCCTGTGAAGAAATTCAGGATGAAGCTGGGTTTCCCAGGTATGAAAGTGCTGCAGTTCGCCTTTTCGCTAGGCGATAAAAATCAGTTTCTGCCCGCTAATTACGAGAGAAACTGCGTGGTTTATACCGGCACTCATGACAATGACACGCTTATCGGCTGGTATTCTTCGTGCAGCCCGCGCCGCAGGAGGATAGTAAGCAAACATCTCGGGGAGGTGCTGGACCTGAATTCACAGATGATGGAACTTGCCATGCGCTCAAAGGCGGCTTTCGCTTTATTCCCCATGCAGGATATTCTCGGCCTGGGGCGCAAGGCGCGCTTCAACACGCCGGGCACATGGAGAGGTAACTGGGCATGGCGCATGGAAGAGATCCCCTTTGATAAAGCCCGGGGCATAAAAAAACTCTGCCGCCTCACCCGCCGCAAATGACCTATAACAGTGCGGGGAATCTGAAGGAAAAGATTTCGGCGCTGGGCCTCGGCACATGGGTTTTCGGCGGCGGCAAATGGTGGGGCGAACAGGAAGACGATGTCTCAAACGCTGTCATGGCCGCGGCCTTCAGCGCGGGGGTGAACCTTTTTGACACAGCGCCTTTCTACGGTTTCGGCCGCGCGGAAAAACTCGTGGGCGGATTTATTGCCGGTAACAGGATCAGAAAAAACATTATTATCTCCACCAAACTCGGATTGGATCCGGACGCGCCGGGATTTCACAATCTGAAAAGGGACAGGATGAAAAAAGAAATAGAGGAAAGTCTTTCGCGTCTCGGGACTGATTACATAGACATATACCACATCCACTGGCCGGATCCCGCCGTGCCCGTCGGGGAAAGCGCGAAAACGATGAGAGGGTTTTACGAGGAAGGGCTGATAAGGTCTGTGGGTGTGAGCAACCACTCCGTTTCCGAGATGAGGCAATTTATGGAGGTCTGCCCGCTGCATTTCCTTCAGCCGCCATACAGCATGTTCAACCGCGGCATCGAGGAAGAAATACTTCCCTTCTGCGTCAAAAACGGCATCTCCGTTCTGGCATACAGCCCGCTTCACGGCGGCATGCTGACGGGCAAGTTTTTCAGGGAAGGATGTATTCCGCCCCGGGATCTGCGCCGTAAAAACATGAAAGATTTCAGCGAACCGTATTATTCGGCCGAAAAAAAAGCCTTTGAAAAAATAGAAGAACTTGCCGAAGCCTGCGGCATCAGCGCCGCCGGTTTTGCCCTCGCCTGGCTGATGCGGAAAAAGGGCGTCGCCTCTGTCCTCACGGGCGCGAGGAATACGGTGCAGCTGGCAGAAAATTTAAAAGCCGTGGAAGCAATTCCGGATAAAGCTGTTCTATTACAGGCGGACAAAATTCTGAATAAAATGAGCGCAGATTTGACGGTTATTGATTAAATGCGCCCGGAAAGACGATTTTGAGCGATATAGGAGAATTTAGGATAAAAAATCGTTAAAAAATTGCGACTGTCTGACGACGCCCTGAGGCGGAGGAGTTGAGCAATTTTAGATTTTTTCTCCGTTAAAAATTTTCCGTCTAGCGAAAAAACGCTTCCCGGGGGCATTATAATTGCGGAAAGCCCCTTAATTTTATAAAATCAGGCCATGAACAAAAAAGCTTCAATTAAAAAGGGAAGGGTTTTTTCCGGCGAGTGCGGAAAATTAATTGATAAAAACCGCATAAAGGATTTTCTGGAGGCCGTCATCCCTTCAGGCTCGCGGGTGTGCCTGGAAGGAGACAACCAGAAGCAGGCGGATTTTCTCGCCCGCGCGATGAGTTCGCTGGATCCTTCAAAGGTGAACAGGCTCCACATGGTGCAGTCATCCGTGGTGCTTCCCGAACATCTTGATATGTTCGAGAAGGGGATAGCGGAAAAACTTGATTTTGCTTTTTCGGGGCCTCAGGCAAAGCGGCTCTACCGTCTTGTCGACGAGAAAAAAATAAAAATAGGCGCTATACACACCTACCTTGAACTTTACGCCCGGTATTTTTCCGACCTCACGCCGGATATCGCGCTGGTTGTGGCAGATTACGCCGATAAAGACGGGAATCTTTACACCGGTTACAACACCGAGGACACGCCTGTGATATGCGAAGCCGCGGCTTTCGGCGGCGGCATTGTCATAGCCCAGGTGAAAGAGATAAAAGAAAAACTTCCGCGCGTGGATATCCCCGGTGATTGGGTGAATTTTGTCGTGCCCACCGGAGAAGATTACTATATTCAGCCTCTATTCACGAGGGATCCGGCAAAAATTTCCAGGCTCCAGATTCTTCTTGGAATGATGGTGATAAAAGGCATATATGAAAAATACAGGGTTGATTCACTCAATCACGGCATAGGATACAACTCCGCGGCGATAGAACTTCT
This Candidatus Omnitrophota bacterium DNA region includes the following protein-coding sequences:
- a CDS encoding inorganic phosphate transporter, translating into MFNLLPGIYLGWGLGANDAANVFGPQAHSGIISYRGAILFTSIFIMLGAMIGGARGFEHIGAMVQGLTPAEIFIVTLSAGIMMNLMSFAKIPASTSHSIVGSMIGAGLAAGSAVDYSKVMKSVYCWIVTPIGAAIFTVIFYHLLSFIWAKRIKNIMMLNWTIRIASIVIGCYGAYSLGANNLANVVGIYVESGMISSFNAQILGGLAIVFGVVTYSKNVMSTVGSGITVLDPFSALVTILSGSLILHIFAQMGVPVSSSQAVVGAVLGVGLVKGAKTVSYGKIALIFAGWVVTLAGTVLFSFLLCKAYTRFFI
- the malQ gene encoding 4-alpha-glucanotransferase codes for the protein MNLNRRSGLILHPTALPSPYGSGDFGSSARGFIDFLAASGMTLWQVLPLQHSAFDSPYDCVSSCAGNPLMISVEGLLEKKLLRKKPEIPGFRDDKVLFRRVIAFKNRILKEAFENFKPDKCFEGFCEKNSAWLNDYCDFMTLRERHGSPWTKWPLWARMRREPDMARMREKNIRIILRHKFIQYLFFSQWNELRFYARKKGVKIIGDMPMFVSRDSADVWAHKELFLLTKNGKPKSISGVPPDYFSKNGQVWGNPVYDWKAMKKNSFTWWKRRLGLSFEMFDFVRIDHFRGFYSYWKIPAGNKTAKKGRWTRVPGLELFAEIKKTYPSAPVIAEDLGYIPKPVKKFRMKLGFPGMKVLQFAFSLGDKNQFLPANYERNCVVYTGTHDNDTLIGWYSSCSPRRRRIVSKHLGEVLDLNSQMMELAMRSKAAFALFPMQDILGLGRKARFNTPGTWRGNWAWRMEEIPFDKARGIKKLCRLTRRK
- a CDS encoding aldo/keto reductase, encoding MTYNSAGNLKEKISALGLGTWVFGGGKWWGEQEDDVSNAVMAAAFSAGVNLFDTAPFYGFGRAEKLVGGFIAGNRIRKNIIISTKLGLDPDAPGFHNLKRDRMKKEIEESLSRLGTDYIDIYHIHWPDPAVPVGESAKTMRGFYEEGLIRSVGVSNHSVSEMRQFMEVCPLHFLQPPYSMFNRGIEEEILPFCVKNGISVLAYSPLHGGMLTGKFFREGCIPPRDLRRKNMKDFSEPYYSAEKKAFEKIEELAEACGISAAGFALAWLMRKKGVASVLTGARNTVQLAENLKAVEAIPDKAVLLQADKILNKMSADLTVID